A DNA window from Chlamydia felis Fe/C-56 contains the following coding sequences:
- the lptB gene encoding LPS export ABC transporter ATP-binding protein, whose protein sequence is MPILSVCNLIKKYNKKPVTNDVSFEVNAGEVVGLLGPNGAGKTTAFYLTVGLIRPDSGKIIFKNTDVTKRTMDYRARLGIGYLAQEPTVFKELTVKENLVCILEIIYKARKQQSHLLEALIDDLQLASCINKKAGTLSGGERRRLEIACVLALNPSVLLLDEPFANVDPLVIQNVKYLIKILSGRGIGILITDHNAKELLSIADRCYLIIDGKIFFEGSSSQMIANPMVKQHYLGDSFSF, encoded by the coding sequence ATGCCGATACTTTCTGTCTGTAATTTAATAAAAAAGTATAACAAAAAGCCCGTCACTAATGACGTGTCTTTTGAAGTAAATGCCGGCGAGGTTGTTGGACTGTTAGGCCCTAATGGCGCGGGGAAAACAACAGCTTTTTACCTCACCGTAGGCTTGATTCGTCCTGATTCTGGGAAGATCATTTTTAAAAATACGGATGTTACTAAACGAACTATGGATTACCGAGCTAGATTAGGGATTGGCTACCTAGCTCAAGAACCCACGGTATTTAAAGAACTGACAGTCAAAGAAAATCTCGTTTGCATTTTAGAAATCATCTATAAAGCAAGAAAACAACAATCGCATCTTTTAGAAGCACTGATAGATGATTTGCAATTAGCTTCTTGTATCAATAAAAAAGCAGGGACACTATCCGGAGGGGAACGGAGAAGATTAGAAATTGCTTGTGTATTAGCTTTAAATCCTAGTGTTCTTCTGCTTGACGAGCCATTTGCAAATGTGGATCCCCTTGTTATTCAAAACGTAAAATACCTAATTAAAATTCTTTCGGGTCGCGGTATTGGTATTCTTATTACAGATCACAATGCTAAAGAACTGCTTTCGATAGCAGATCGTTGTTATCTCATTATTGATGGGAAGATCTTTTTCGAAGGTTCTTCCTCACAAATGATCGCCAACCCTATGGTAAAGCAGCATTATCTCGGGGATTCTTTTTCTTTCTAG
- a CDS encoding CT620/CT621 family type III secretion system effector, with translation MDIINSYSVSENYKKLPITLCSVSVQKRNELLENLFQYKKTEAERLILQQLIRILDQQSDKKYRLLVEKLRKSEIEDRVISKKSHTVAVHHKPLSDTHSPIAVVATTSAVGDSAGPNTADPFYNSVKQQWANRLLQGIQEVVNTIVQAAGSQNSDVTALQAIQSEVNRLVAAGMNLTDKDFTSLYALPQEICSTVQRATIFTGGKKADYINMLSNKYEDASLLSQVFGDSRVRGLQLVLAVVKSKLTEEEYSIFLELEGELNKLGNSVQSYSADLFNLIDQLGDQLSDTINTSALSRNDKIDLCARISSLYKDQVAAIESFNVIHEAAVFVNRHQEAVFNQISSLVSSFIGVFAPIDLGNVTVEISSAALSGAVQAIRAINSRFNDLTVKQQQLVNQALTTVPSFAGGNYVGAVWAYFIASTVLANKPLSTMAEVGNVIKEEAKELTGSLLSIASTIQNTMTGIVTQNGQFVFTLNGNEQYTIYSNNSGKTTINPVLLNRGTVGLLKNVTSRANQQAESTARTYFQFKGLAEVETIQLGALIDTSREQLQDCQDLKAELYKEELLSRANELQAMALPSAVASVLIDRYMPKEVDFLNSIYSQLYYSNLGSSVGNAMIDAISEYINAATYFNFASYVGQQPAVGQKGKDEFPGTADSARAKLETERQKAASYLKSTQQAEVVLAEQIKKVTEDSKITEEQRSRIIDSLNNYKDNLNAVSGSLVLLQNYLAPLSIENGSVPGTFIVRGGEDQWQARLEILEDALVSGLSGNAINGGMFPLQAMIQADQQSYADMGQNYQLELQMHLTSMQQEWTVVATSLQVLNQMYLSLARSLMG, from the coding sequence ATGGATATCATCAATAGTTATTCTGTTTCAGAAAATTATAAAAAATTACCAATAACACTTTGTTCTGTGTCTGTACAAAAACGAAATGAGTTATTGGAGAATCTTTTTCAGTACAAAAAAACTGAAGCTGAGCGTCTTATTTTGCAGCAGTTGATACGTATTTTAGATCAACAATCTGACAAAAAATACCGACTATTAGTAGAAAAGCTTCGTAAATCTGAAATAGAAGACAGAGTGATAAGCAAGAAGAGCCATACCGTGGCTGTTCATCATAAACCCCTATCTGACACACATTCTCCAATAGCAGTAGTCGCGACTACATCTGCTGTAGGAGATAGTGCAGGTCCTAATACAGCAGATCCTTTCTATAACTCTGTTAAACAACAGTGGGCTAATCGTTTGCTGCAGGGTATTCAAGAGGTTGTTAACACGATTGTTCAAGCGGCAGGCAGTCAAAACTCTGATGTTACTGCTCTTCAAGCAATTCAATCTGAAGTAAATCGTTTGGTTGCCGCAGGGATGAATCTAACAGATAAGGACTTTACATCTTTATACGCTCTTCCTCAAGAGATTTGCTCTACAGTTCAAAGAGCGACTATTTTTACCGGGGGGAAAAAAGCTGATTATATAAATATGCTGTCAAACAAATACGAAGATGCTTCTTTGTTATCCCAAGTATTTGGCGATAGTCGTGTTAGGGGATTACAACTTGTGCTTGCGGTTGTGAAATCCAAGTTAACTGAAGAAGAATACAGTATTTTTCTAGAGCTAGAAGGGGAATTAAACAAGCTAGGAAACTCTGTACAATCTTATAGTGCAGATCTGTTTAATCTTATAGACCAACTTGGGGATCAGTTATCAGACACCATCAATACGTCTGCTCTATCAAGAAATGATAAAATTGATTTATGTGCACGAATTTCCAGTCTTTATAAAGATCAGGTGGCTGCGATTGAGTCTTTTAATGTTATTCACGAAGCAGCTGTTTTTGTAAACCGTCACCAAGAAGCTGTTTTTAATCAGATATCTAGTTTAGTTTCTTCATTCATTGGAGTGTTTGCTCCTATCGACTTGGGAAACGTGACCGTGGAAATTAGTAGTGCCGCGCTTTCTGGCGCAGTACAAGCTATTCGGGCAATTAATTCTAGATTTAATGATTTGACAGTTAAACAACAACAGTTAGTTAACCAGGCGTTGACTACGGTACCTTCTTTTGCTGGAGGCAACTATGTCGGTGCTGTCTGGGCGTATTTTATTGCTTCCACAGTGCTAGCTAATAAACCTCTCTCGACTATGGCCGAGGTTGGGAATGTGATAAAAGAGGAAGCAAAAGAATTAACCGGATCGTTACTAAGTATAGCTTCTACTATTCAAAATACAATGACTGGTATTGTTACCCAAAATGGTCAATTTGTGTTTACCCTAAACGGAAACGAACAATACACAATTTATAGCAATAATTCTGGTAAAACAACAATTAATCCTGTTCTTTTAAACCGCGGGACTGTTGGTTTGTTAAAAAATGTCACAAGTAGGGCAAATCAGCAAGCAGAAAGCACTGCTAGAACGTATTTTCAATTTAAAGGATTGGCTGAAGTTGAAACAATACAGCTTGGTGCTTTAATAGATACGAGTCGGGAGCAGCTGCAAGATTGCCAAGATTTAAAAGCAGAATTGTATAAAGAAGAGTTATTATCTCGAGCCAATGAATTACAGGCCATGGCATTGCCTTCAGCTGTAGCTTCTGTATTGATCGATCGCTACATGCCTAAAGAAGTAGATTTCTTAAATAGCATTTACTCTCAGCTATATTACAGTAATTTAGGTTCTTCTGTCGGAAATGCCATGATTGATGCCATTTCAGAATATATTAATGCTGCTACATATTTTAATTTTGCCAGTTATGTAGGGCAACAGCCGGCTGTAGGACAAAAAGGTAAGGATGAATTTCCTGGAACAGCAGATAGTGCTCGAGCAAAATTAGAAACGGAGCGACAAAAAGCTGCATCGTATCTTAAAAGTACTCAACAAGCAGAAGTAGTGCTTGCAGAACAGATAAAAAAGGTAACAGAAGATTCTAAAATTACCGAAGAGCAACGTTCGCGCATAATAGATTCATTAAATAATTATAAGGACAATCTAAATGCCGTATCAGGATCTCTAGTGCTTTTACAAAACTACTTAGCTCCTTTAAGTATAGAAAACGGTTCTGTTCCCGGAACATTCATTGTTAGAGGTGGTGAAGATCAGTGGCAAGCGCGATTAGAGATCTTAGAGGATGCTTTGGTATCAGGTTTATCAGGTAATGCCATTAATGGAGGAATGTTCCCACTACAGGCAATGATACAAGCTGATCAGCAATCTTATGCTGATATGGGACAGAACTATCAATTAGAACTACAGATGCATCTCACATCTATGCAGCAGGAATGGACTGTTGTTGCGACTTCTCTGCAGGTATTAAACCAAATGTATTTGAGTTTAGCTAGAAGCTTAATGGGTTAA
- a CDS encoding CT620/CT621 family type III secretion system effector, which produces MSSFYIQNRPKTVSGDGLFTIKLDHKFSNFDPKTQPAIDIEALNSGLYVLKRLASVIEAGNIQTSMLLNPNNTIFPPPPAAPKSPKRSSPAADPKTTQTIPNIQEKTAVALVPLVLDGLTTFMDSTPDVKLGQIASVILAVTLVNSLKNKPSLTAQEQTRLFSNCYQPSKQNILDQIKKEQATEIKKGQDKLSEKLQSAGATEEVIKQALSQYEDTFVSDFFDAHVKEQFMTYRSLIGGEISKMATEMKTLEAKIPDPTKDNVQSVNGQTMLQAVFNGLTDAVNKVPALGGEQDVFQTLLALSNLLTQTTFDTEALKKIYDATDLPSQASLDLYLKSRDAAIYREGVTSAYQTAVQNLTSVRFSIENEKQTLENQLSAFQQAVSCFTEWVNGSKNIKDGNTYTSVLVTSAMEAVAGLTCLSQMLGNLTQEEQTIVKKYVPNYLQLAIGNGTTLTRFIAEMSSFQEIAEYTLNNAITTTAAVTQFLAGKGGAIATFPLFSEVGQTIGTIAYALSNYIKTENGLQIPNFDTFVKNELKVANIDGNFVNQATSVLTNFTTEANQHIQKLQQQIDALDKKYSEYNPANASFTNDRKKAVESWLNSESLGSAFIYLILNSQLPKQSAFLNPLIEEINFNNLAANAINDLLKITNHFSTTSVYYNFSSYLIQSKEGTDLFCGDYFETYLALSREKEYIARDADRCRRAQAMVEALLKKIEALPGASSSQRSEMLNATSNYKYALTITFNQLNLLNSLLSNLNIQEQKNNDGKYKSTVFKITGPTDWIPTLASLEGFISNGFPNITPTGGLGPLFTQIQSDQQDYTTQGQTQQLNLQNQMTNVQQEWTLVSTSMQVLNQILSRLIGEIYPN; this is translated from the coding sequence ATGTCTTCTTTTTACATACAAAATAGGCCTAAAACAGTTTCCGGTGACGGTTTATTTACTATTAAATTAGATCATAAGTTTTCTAATTTTGACCCTAAAACGCAGCCGGCTATAGACATAGAAGCCCTAAATTCTGGGTTGTATGTTTTAAAACGTTTAGCATCTGTTATAGAAGCTGGAAACATCCAAACTTCTATGTTATTAAATCCTAATAACACAATATTCCCCCCGCCACCAGCAGCTCCTAAATCTCCCAAAAGAAGCAGCCCTGCAGCAGATCCGAAAACAACCCAAACTATTCCCAATATTCAGGAAAAAACAGCTGTGGCTTTAGTTCCTCTAGTTCTTGATGGTTTAACAACCTTCATGGATTCAACCCCAGATGTTAAATTAGGACAAATTGCTTCCGTGATTCTTGCTGTAACTTTGGTTAATTCTCTCAAGAATAAACCCTCTCTTACTGCTCAAGAACAGACAAGATTATTTAGCAACTGCTACCAACCATCTAAGCAAAATATTCTTGATCAAATCAAAAAAGAACAAGCTACTGAAATTAAAAAGGGTCAGGATAAATTATCAGAAAAACTTCAGTCTGCTGGAGCTACTGAAGAAGTTATTAAACAAGCTCTTAGCCAATATGAAGACACCTTTGTATCCGACTTTTTTGATGCTCATGTGAAAGAACAGTTCATGACTTATCGATCACTTATCGGGGGAGAAATTTCCAAAATGGCGACAGAGATGAAAACTCTCGAAGCAAAAATCCCCGATCCAACGAAAGACAACGTTCAAAGTGTCAATGGCCAAACGATGTTGCAAGCTGTGTTTAACGGCCTCACAGATGCTGTGAACAAAGTTCCAGCACTGGGAGGAGAGCAGGATGTTTTTCAAACATTATTAGCTCTAAGCAATCTTCTGACTCAAACCACATTTGATACTGAAGCTTTAAAAAAGATTTACGATGCTACAGACCTACCCAGCCAAGCCTCTCTAGATTTATATTTGAAATCTCGAGACGCCGCTATATACCGAGAAGGAGTTACCAGTGCGTATCAGACTGCTGTACAAAATCTAACCTCGGTTCGCTTTTCTATAGAAAATGAAAAACAGACCCTAGAAAATCAACTCTCAGCATTTCAGCAAGCAGTAAGCTGTTTTACAGAATGGGTCAATGGATCTAAAAACATAAAAGACGGTAACACATATACTTCTGTGCTTGTAACGTCAGCAATGGAAGCTGTTGCGGGATTAACCTGTTTATCTCAAATGCTGGGGAACCTTACTCAAGAAGAACAGACTATAGTCAAAAAATATGTCCCCAACTACCTCCAACTTGCTATAGGAAACGGCACCACATTAACTAGATTCATTGCAGAAATGAGTTCTTTTCAAGAAATTGCAGAATATACTCTAAATAACGCTATCACTACCACTGCCGCTGTAACACAATTCCTAGCAGGCAAAGGAGGCGCTATTGCCACTTTTCCCCTTTTCTCTGAGGTCGGTCAAACAATAGGGACAATTGCCTATGCTTTGAGTAATTATATTAAAACAGAAAACGGGCTACAGATCCCTAATTTTGATACTTTTGTAAAAAATGAGTTAAAAGTTGCGAATATCGATGGTAATTTCGTCAATCAAGCCACTTCAGTATTAACAAATTTCACAACAGAAGCAAATCAACATATTCAAAAACTCCAGCAACAAATAGATGCTTTAGATAAAAAATACAGCGAATATAATCCGGCAAATGCTAGTTTTACTAACGATCGCAAAAAAGCTGTTGAAAGTTGGTTAAATTCTGAAAGCCTCGGATCTGCGTTTATTTATCTAATATTAAACTCACAGCTGCCCAAGCAATCAGCCTTCCTAAATCCTTTAATCGAAGAAATTAACTTTAATAACCTTGCTGCAAACGCTATTAATGATCTTTTAAAAATCACCAATCACTTTTCAACGACCTCTGTATATTACAACTTCTCCTCCTATCTTATTCAAAGTAAAGAAGGCACAGATCTATTCTGCGGTGATTATTTTGAAACCTACCTTGCCCTATCCAGAGAAAAAGAATACATAGCGCGTGATGCAGACCGTTGTAGACGCGCCCAAGCCATGGTAGAAGCTTTATTAAAGAAAATAGAAGCTTTGCCTGGAGCAAGCTCGTCTCAAAGATCTGAGATGCTCAATGCAACTTCTAACTATAAGTATGCCCTCACAATTACATTTAACCAGCTGAATCTTTTAAACTCTCTGTTGTCTAACCTGAACATTCAGGAACAAAAGAACAACGACGGCAAATACAAAAGCACCGTATTTAAAATCACTGGTCCAACAGATTGGATTCCAACTCTGGCTTCTTTGGAAGGTTTTATTTCCAATGGATTTCCTAACATAACTCCTACTGGAGGGCTAGGGCCTCTATTTACTCAGATTCAATCTGACCAACAGGACTATACCACGCAAGGACAAACCCAACAGTTAAACCTGCAAAATCAGATGACTAACGTACAACAAGAATGGACATTGGTATCGACATCAATGCAGGTGCTTAACCAAATTCTCTCGAGACTTATTGGAGAAATTTACCCTAATTAG
- a CDS encoding lipid II flippase MurJ, with translation MNKKDGQGSSIASSLFNLLSGTFFSRVTGMLREIVMAAYFGADSLVAAFWLAFRIIFFLRKILGGPILGLAFIPHFEFLRAQDTSRAAFFFRRFSRFFFFNACAFTFVIEIALGIWLYCVQGNVADALLLTMILLPSGIFLMMYTVNSTLLHCEKRFLSVGLAPAVVNILWILTVFLARNYDPRHRIVGLSVILVVGFILEWLVTVPGVRKFLGTATTPPKEHDGLKALLAPLSLGLLSMGVFQINLLSDMCLARYIHEVGPLYLMYSIRIQQLPVHLFGLGVFTVLLPAISRCVQEDNNEEGYKLMKFSLNLTVSVMVIMTAGLLLLALPGVRVLYEHGLFPRSAVHAIVEVLRGYSGSIIPMALIPLISVLFYARRHYTIPLIIGIFAAIANMMLNVVFGCWLIKHVSGLAYATSLASWLQLAFLWKYAAKKHPTYSGLMWITFKRSVKVVGVTCLASLVTLGINILTHTTYVIFLDPYTPLPWSLSSFVAQSTAFFSESVIFLAFLFGFAKLLRVEDLVNLTSLQYWKGRRGFLHNSSVVQDSQN, from the coding sequence ATGAATAAAAAAGACGGCCAGGGATCATCTATAGCCAGCTCACTTTTTAATTTGTTGTCAGGAACCTTTTTTAGTCGTGTAACAGGAATGCTGCGCGAAATTGTTATGGCAGCTTATTTTGGGGCCGATTCTTTGGTCGCTGCTTTTTGGTTGGCGTTTAGAATAATTTTCTTTTTAAGAAAAATTCTCGGAGGACCTATTTTAGGGCTGGCTTTCATTCCTCATTTTGAATTTCTCAGAGCCCAGGATACAAGTCGTGCCGCATTTTTTTTCAGGCGTTTTTCTAGGTTTTTTTTCTTTAATGCTTGTGCATTCACGTTCGTAATCGAAATAGCTCTTGGAATATGGCTGTATTGTGTTCAAGGGAATGTTGCTGACGCATTGCTGCTAACTATGATTCTCTTGCCTTCAGGAATATTTCTTATGATGTATACAGTGAATTCCACTTTGCTGCATTGTGAGAAAAGATTTCTCAGCGTGGGTTTGGCGCCTGCTGTTGTCAATATCCTTTGGATTCTTACAGTGTTTCTAGCTAGAAATTATGACCCACGACATAGAATTGTAGGATTATCGGTTATTCTTGTTGTGGGATTTATTTTAGAGTGGCTGGTCACTGTGCCCGGAGTGAGGAAATTTTTAGGAACAGCAACAACTCCACCTAAAGAACACGATGGCTTAAAAGCTTTGCTTGCTCCACTATCCTTAGGCCTACTCTCCATGGGCGTGTTCCAAATTAATCTTCTGAGCGATATGTGTTTAGCGCGTTACATACATGAAGTCGGCCCATTGTATTTAATGTATTCCATACGCATTCAGCAACTACCGGTCCATTTGTTTGGTCTCGGAGTTTTTACTGTTCTTCTGCCGGCAATTTCTCGTTGTGTTCAGGAAGATAATAATGAAGAAGGTTATAAACTCATGAAGTTCTCTTTAAACCTGACCGTTTCCGTAATGGTCATTATGACCGCAGGTTTACTTCTTCTTGCTCTTCCAGGAGTTCGCGTATTGTACGAGCACGGGTTGTTCCCCCGCAGCGCCGTACATGCTATTGTAGAGGTTTTACGTGGGTACAGCGGTAGTATTATACCTATGGCTCTTATCCCTTTGATTTCCGTACTATTTTACGCTCGTCGTCATTACACCATTCCTCTGATTATAGGAATTTTTGCTGCTATAGCAAATATGATGCTCAATGTAGTTTTTGGTTGTTGGCTAATCAAACATGTTTCAGGGCTAGCCTATGCTACGTCTCTTGCTTCTTGGCTGCAATTAGCCTTTCTTTGGAAATATGCTGCAAAAAAACATCCAACATATTCGGGGCTAATGTGGATTACATTTAAACGATCTGTGAAGGTTGTTGGGGTGACATGTTTAGCCTCTCTAGTTACTCTAGGGATTAATATTCTTACACATACTACATATGTAATTTTCCTTGATCCTTACACCCCCCTACCCTGGTCTTTGTCGTCTTTTGTAGCACAAAGCACAGCTTTTTTTTCCGAAAGCGTCATTTTCTTGGCTTTTTTGTTCGGTTTTGCAAAACTGCTTCGAGTAGAAGATCTTGTAAACCTAACATCTTTACAGTACTGGAAAGGACGCCGAGGCTTTTTGCATAATTCATCCGTAGTACAAGATAGTCAGAATTAG
- a CDS encoding deoxyribonuclease IV: MQIYPPPQEPLLGAHTSTSGGLQNAIYEGQEIGASTIQMFTANQRQWRRRPLTDTMVNSFKQALEETSLSYIMSHAGYLINPGAPNPEILEKSRICIQQEIQDCISLGISFVNFHPGAAVNDTKEACLDRIVSSFSLVEPLFEDSPPLVVLFETTAGQGTLVGSNFEELGYLIDKLKHKIPVGVCIDTCHIFAAGYDITSPDSWKQVLRNFDDHVGLSYLRAFHLNDSMFPLGQHKDRHAPIGEGDIGIESFKFLMTDKATRMIPKYLETPGGPDLWAKEISLLQSFQK, encoded by the coding sequence ATGCAGATATATCCGCCTCCCCAAGAACCTTTATTAGGCGCCCACACATCCACCTCAGGGGGTCTGCAAAATGCCATCTACGAAGGTCAAGAAATCGGGGCTTCTACTATTCAAATGTTTACCGCCAATCAAAGACAATGGCGTAGACGTCCTCTTACCGACACCATGGTAAATTCTTTTAAACAAGCTCTTGAAGAAACCTCTTTATCTTATATTATGAGCCATGCTGGCTACTTAATTAATCCTGGGGCACCTAACCCAGAAATCCTAGAAAAAAGTCGTATTTGCATACAGCAAGAGATTCAAGATTGTATATCTTTAGGAATCTCTTTTGTTAATTTCCATCCTGGTGCAGCTGTCAATGACACAAAGGAAGCTTGTTTAGATAGAATTGTTTCAAGTTTTTCTTTGGTTGAGCCTTTATTTGAAGACTCCCCTCCTCTTGTTGTCCTTTTTGAAACTACCGCGGGTCAAGGAACCCTTGTCGGAAGTAATTTTGAAGAACTTGGCTATCTAATAGACAAACTTAAGCATAAAATCCCTGTAGGAGTTTGCATAGATACATGTCATATCTTTGCTGCTGGTTATGATATTACCTCTCCAGACTCTTGGAAGCAAGTGCTCAGAAATTTTGATGATCACGTTGGCTTATCATATTTAAGAGCTTTTCACCTTAACGACTCTATGTTTCCCCTAGGACAACACAAGGATCGCCATGCGCCTATCGGAGAGGGAGATATAGGGATTGAAAGTTTTAAATTTCTTATGACCGATAAAGCCACGCGGATGATCCCTAAGTACCTAGAGACTCCTGGAGGCCCAGACTTATGGGCAAAAGAAATCAGTCTATTGCAAAGTTTTCAAAAGTAA
- the rpsD gene encoding 30S ribosomal protein S4: MARYCGPKNRIARRFGANIFGRSRNPLLKKPHPPGQHGMQRKKKSDYGLQLEEKQKLKACYGMILEKQLVKAFKEVVHKQGSVTKMFLERFECRLDNMVYRMGFAKTIFAAQQLVAHGHVLVNGKKVDRRSFFLRPGMQVSLKEKSRKLQSVQESLENKDESSLPSYISLDKGNFKGELLMSPEQDQMEAQLPLPVDISVVCEFLSHRT; encoded by the coding sequence ATGGCTCGATATTGTGGCCCTAAAAATAGAATAGCAAGGCGTTTTGGAGCGAATATTTTTGGAAGAAGCCGAAACCCTCTGCTCAAAAAGCCCCATCCTCCAGGTCAGCACGGTATGCAGAGAAAGAAAAAGTCTGACTACGGTCTTCAGCTTGAGGAAAAGCAAAAGTTAAAAGCTTGCTACGGCATGATTTTAGAAAAGCAGCTTGTTAAAGCATTCAAAGAAGTTGTTCACAAGCAGGGCAGCGTCACAAAAATGTTTTTAGAAAGATTTGAATGCCGCCTCGATAACATGGTTTACCGCATGGGATTTGCTAAAACCATTTTTGCTGCGCAACAACTAGTTGCTCATGGACATGTGCTGGTAAACGGGAAAAAAGTAGATAGAAGATCCTTTTTCCTGCGTCCAGGAATGCAAGTTTCTTTAAAAGAAAAATCTAGAAAATTACAGTCTGTTCAAGAATCTTTGGAAAATAAAGACGAAAGTTCTTTGCCTTCTTATATCTCTTTAGATAAAGGCAACTTCAAAGGAGAACTTTTAATGTCTCCAGAACAAGATCAAATGGAAGCACAACTTCCTTTACCTGTTGACATTTCTGTGGTATGTGAGTTCTTGTCTCACAGAACATAA
- a CDS encoding rhodanese-related sulfurtransferase gives MKKNYYALAYYHFTRVDNPQEEIALHKELFKKLDVSCRIYISEQGINGQFSGYQPDAEYYMNWLKQRPGFSNVKFKIHHIEENIFPRATVKYRKELVALGCDVDLSNQGKHISPKEWHEKLEENRCLVLDVRNNYEWKIGHFENAVLPDIQTFREFPEYAEQLSKEHDPETTPVMMYCTGGIRCELYSSLLLEKGFKEVYQLDGGVIAYGQAMGTGKWRGKLFVFDDRLAVPIDEADTDVSPIAQCSHCEASCDTYYNCANTDCNNLFICCEECIHSTKGCCSQECSQAPRIRSFSTSRGNKPFRRMHLCEISEEQEKPLSCCLR, from the coding sequence ATGAAAAAGAATTATTACGCTTTAGCTTATTATCACTTCACTCGTGTAGATAATCCTCAAGAGGAAATTGCGTTGCACAAGGAACTATTTAAAAAATTAGACGTTTCTTGCCGCATTTACATATCTGAACAGGGAATTAATGGCCAATTCAGTGGTTATCAACCCGACGCAGAATACTACATGAACTGGCTCAAACAGCGTCCCGGATTTTCAAATGTAAAATTTAAAATTCACCACATTGAAGAAAATATTTTTCCTCGTGCGACAGTAAAGTATCGAAAAGAGTTAGTGGCTCTTGGTTGTGATGTGGACTTGTCTAATCAAGGAAAGCATATTTCTCCAAAAGAATGGCATGAAAAACTGGAAGAGAATCGCTGTCTAGTTTTAGATGTAAGGAATAATTACGAATGGAAAATCGGACATTTTGAAAATGCTGTTCTTCCAGACATTCAAACTTTTCGTGAATTTCCTGAGTACGCAGAACAATTATCTAAAGAGCACGATCCAGAAACTACTCCCGTGATGATGTATTGCACTGGGGGCATACGTTGTGAGTTATATTCTTCTCTTCTTTTAGAAAAAGGTTTTAAAGAAGTGTATCAACTTGATGGTGGTGTTATAGCCTATGGTCAGGCTATGGGCACAGGGAAGTGGCGAGGAAAACTATTTGTATTTGATGATCGTTTAGCTGTGCCTATTGATGAGGCAGACACCGATGTTTCTCCCATTGCGCAATGTTCGCATTGTGAGGCTAGCTGCGATACTTATTACAACTGCGCCAATACAGACTGCAATAATTTATTCATCTGTTGTGAGGAGTGCATTCACTCTACAAAAGGATGTTGTTCTCAGGAATGCTCCCAAGCTCCTAGAATACGCTCTTTCTCTACATCGAGGGGAAACAAACCTTTCCGCCGCATGCACTTATGCGAAATCTCGGAAGAGCAAGAAAAACCCCTTAGCTGCTGTTTACGTTAA